CCGCCGTCATGGGCGCGCTGCGCATCGCGCTGGACGAGCGGCGCGCCGCCGGTGAAACCCCGGAAGCGCGCTGCCTGAACCCGGAGCTGATCGAATTCGTCGCGAACTACCTGGGCATCGCCCCGGTGGCCGCCTACGAAGTCGCCACCTTCTACAACATGTACGACATGAAGCCGGTGGGCAAATTCAAGATCACCGTCTGCACCAACCTGCCCTGTGCGCTGTCCGGCGGCGTCAACGCCGCGGAGTACATCTCGAAGAAGCTGGGCATCGCCATCGGCGAAACCAGCGCCGACGGCATGTACACCCTGCTGGAAGGCGAATGCATGGGCGCCTGCGGCGACGCGCCGGTCTTGCTGGTGAACAACCACAAGATGTGCAGCTTCATGACGCCCGAAGCAATCGATAAAAAACTGGCGGAGTTGAAATAATGGCTGTCTTCGCTAATGGCGTGATTTTCGACGGCGTCGACACCGCGCAGCCCGACTGCTGGCGTCTGGACGCCTACGTGGCCCGCGGCGGCTACCAGGCGCTGCGCCGCATCCTCGACTCCAAGATGACGCAAGAGGACGTGATCGCGGAAGTGAAGAACTCCGGCCTGCGCGGCCGCGGCGGCGCGGGCTTCCCGACCGGCCTGAAATGGAGCTTCATGCCGCGCTCGTTCCCGGGCGACAAATACGTCGTCTGCAACACCGACGAGGGCGAGCCGGGCACCTTCAAGGACCGCGACATCATCCGCTACAACCCGCACTCGCTGATCGAGGGCATGATCATCGCCGGTTACGCGATGGGCACCAAGGCGGGTTACAACTACATCCACGGCGAAATCTTCGAAGACTACCTGCTGTTCGAGGAAGCGCTGGAAGAGGCGCGCAAGGCGGGCTTCCTGGGTCAGAACATCCTGGGCTCCGGCTTCAACTTCGAGCTCTACGCCCATCACGGCTACGGCGCCTACATCTGCGGCGAGGAAACCGCGCTGCTGGAGTCGCTGGAAGGCAAGAAGGGCCAGCCGCGCTTCAAGCCGCCGTTCCCGGCCAGCTTCGGCCTGTACGGCAAGCCGACCACCATCAACAACACCGAATCGTTCGCCTCGGTGCCGTTCATCATCCGCGACGGCGCGCAGACCTTCCT
This genomic window from Chromobacterium violaceum ATCC 12472 contains:
- the nuoF gene encoding NADH-quinone oxidoreductase subunit NuoF, coding for MAVFANGVIFDGVDTAQPDCWRLDAYVARGGYQALRRILDSKMTQEDVIAEVKNSGLRGRGGAGFPTGLKWSFMPRSFPGDKYVVCNTDEGEPGTFKDRDIIRYNPHSLIEGMIIAGYAMGTKAGYNYIHGEIFEDYLLFEEALEEARKAGFLGQNILGSGFNFELYAHHGYGAYICGEETALLESLEGKKGQPRFKPPFPASFGLYGKPTTINNTESFASVPFIIRDGAQTFLEKGKPNNGGTKLFSVSGHVNRPGNYEIALGTPFSELLEMAGGMRDGKKLKAVIPGGSSAPVLPADIMMQCTMDYDSIAKAGSMLGSGAVIVMNEDVCMVKALERLAYFYHEESCGQCTPCREGTGWLYKVIHRIASGQGRKGDLELLDSVGNNMAGRTICALADAAVFPVRSFTKHFRNEFEYAIEHGKTLVDHKWC
- the nuoE gene encoding NADH-quinone oxidoreductase subunit NuoE; the encoded protein is MLSAQSLALIDREVAKYPADQKRSAVMGALRIALDERRAAGETPEARCLNPELIEFVANYLGIAPVAAYEVATFYNMYDMKPVGKFKITVCTNLPCALSGGVNAAEYISKKLGIAIGETSADGMYTLLEGECMGACGDAPVLLVNNHKMCSFMTPEAIDKKLAELK